A segment of the bacterium genome:
CGTGAGTCCACCGCCCCTCAAACGCGCAAGTTATTGTAGTTTGGTCATATAACCTCAAGCATAGAGTGAGAGAGGAGAACGACGGATCGGTAGGTGAGGCGGCCGCGTCCGTAGCGCCCTTGGGCGCCGGCGGATGAGGAAAGTCCGGGCTCCACAGAGCAGGGTGCCAGCTAACGGCTGGGCGGAGCAATCCGACGGAAAGTGCGACAGAGAATTACCGCCCCGTCCCGCGCAAGCAGGATGGAGCAAGGGTGAAAAGGTGGTGTAAGAGACCACCGGCGTCGCGGGCAACCGTGGCGGCCGTGTAAACCCCACCCGGAGCAAGGCCAAGCAGGGAAGAGGAGTCGCTCGCTCCGATTGATTCCCGGGTCGGCTGCATGACCGTACTGGCGACAGGACGGCTCAGATCAATGGCCGCCATTCCCCGTCCGCGGCGGGCCTGCCCGCCGCAACGGTGACACAGAACCCGGCTTACCGCCTGCCGATCCGCGCTTATTCTTCTCATTCGACACAGGTCACACTTGCTACCAGTTCAGTGGGAGTTTTCCGGCTCGCCGAACGGGGATGAAGCGCGCCATCTGGCCGAGGCCAGCAATCTTCCCCTGCCAATCGCCCGTCTGCTGTTGTCTCGTCATGTCGACACCCCCGAGCGGGTGCGGCAGTTTTTCGAACCGCGCCTGGGGGAACTGGCCGATCCCTTCATGCTGACCGGGATGGACCAGGCCGTCGAACGCCTCGTCCGCGCCATGCGCGAACGCGAACGCGTCATGGTCTACGGCGACTACGATGTCGACGGGATCACCTCGACCTCGCTGCTTTATCTCGTGCTCAACCGTCTCGGCGCCGAAGTCATCTACTACCTGCCGAACCGCTTGATCGAGGGGTATGGACTCTCGCCGGACGGGATCGACTACGCCGTCGACAACGGCGTGGGCGTGATCCTGACCGTCGACTGCGGCATCACCGCGGTCGAGGAGGTCGAATACGCCCGCTCCAAGGGAATCGAGGTCATCGTCGCCGATCACCATCAGCCCGGTCCGCAACTGCCCGCGGCGGCGGCGATCATCAATCCCAAACTCCTCGCGCCCGGCACCCCCATCGATGATCTCTGCGGTGTCGGTGTCTCGTTCAAGCTCGCGCAGGCGCTCTACCGCGCCCTGTCGCAGGATGAAAGCGAACTGGAGGAGCACCTCGATCTGGTCGCGCTCGGCACCGCCGCCGACATTGTCCCGCTGACCGGCGAAAACCGCATCATCACCAAGTATGGCCTGCGCCAGATCGAACGCTCCAGCAAGCCGGGGCTCAAATCGCTTTGCTTTGTCGCCAGTCTCATGGGACGGCCGATCACCACCGGACAGATTGTCTTTGTGCTGGCGCCGCGCATCAACGCGGTGGGACGGCTCGGTGACGCCAAGCAGGCGGTGCGCCTGCTGACCACCCGCGACGAGAGCGTCGCCACCGACATCGCCCACCACCTCGAACGGGAAAACCAGAAGCGCAAGAAACTCGACGAGGAGACCCTCACCCAGGCGCTGCGGCAGGTCAAGCAGCACTTCGATCCCGACCGCGACCGCGCCATCGTGCTCGCCTCGCCCGGCTGGCATCAGGGTGTGATCGGGATTGTCGCCTCACGGCTGGTCGAGCGTTTCCATGTGCCCACGGTGATGATCGCCATTGACGGCGACGAGGGCAAAGGGTCGGCGCGCTCGATTGCCGCCTTCGACCTCTATGACGCCTTCCGCGAGTGCAGCGATCTGGTGCTGCGCTTTGGCGGGCACAAGTACGCCGCCGGCATGTCGATCGCCACGGACAAGATTCCGGCCTTCATCGAGCGCTTCAAACGCGTCGCCATCGACCGGCTCACCAGCGACGACATGGTGCCGAAGTTGTCCATCGACTCGCGGCTCGATCCCGATGCGCTCACCGAGGGGTTCATGGACATCCTCGAGGGGTTCGCCCCGTTCGGGCCGCAGAACACGCGCCCCGTCTTCGTGACAGACAACATCCAACTGGCGGGCAACCCGTTCATCGTCGGCAACAACCACCTGAAGTTCCGTATCCGGCGCAACGGTCAGGTCTTCGACTGCATCGGGTTCAACATGGGCGACCGTCTCGGCTCGCTCGCATCGCACACCGGCACCATCGACCTGGTCTATGTCCCCGAACGCACCGAGTGGGACAACAACAAGCGCCTGCAGTTGCGTGTGAAGGATTTCCGGCTGTCGTGATCCCGCCGACCCGGGTGGCCACAGCTGAACCCGGCGTAGTGGCGGCTCTTGAGCCGCCTGCCGTCCCAGACACCGACGATGTAGAAGCGGCTCTCAAGCCGCGCAACCCAAAACCAGAGGAAACGTATGTCCGAAAACGCCCCCCGCGTCACCGGCCTCGGCGGCGTCTTCTTCAAGGCCAAAGACCCCGCCAGGATGATGGAATGGTACCGCAAACACCTGGGCTTCCCCGCGGCCGGCAGCGATCCCTGGCAGGGGGACAGCTACATCGCCTTCCGCTGGCGCGATGAGAAGTCCGACACCCCCGGCACCACGGTCTGGTCGGTGATGAACCAGGACACCGACTACTTCAAGCCCAGCGAATCGCCGATGATGCTCAACTATCGCGTGCGTGATCTCCACGCGGTCCTGGCGGCCCTGCGCGCCGAAGGCGTTTGGGTGGCCGACAAGGTTGACGAGTCGGAGCTCGGCAAGTTCGGCTGGATCATGGACCCCGAGGGCAATAAGATCGAACTCTGGGAGCCGCCCGCGGGGGCGTGAGCGGG
Coding sequences within it:
- the recJ gene encoding single-stranded-DNA-specific exonuclease RecJ, which produces MLPVQWEFSGSPNGDEARHLAEASNLPLPIARLLLSRHVDTPERVRQFFEPRLGELADPFMLTGMDQAVERLVRAMRERERVMVYGDYDVDGITSTSLLYLVLNRLGAEVIYYLPNRLIEGYGLSPDGIDYAVDNGVGVILTVDCGITAVEEVEYARSKGIEVIVADHHQPGPQLPAAAAIINPKLLAPGTPIDDLCGVGVSFKLAQALYRALSQDESELEEHLDLVALGTAADIVPLTGENRIITKYGLRQIERSSKPGLKSLCFVASLMGRPITTGQIVFVLAPRINAVGRLGDAKQAVRLLTTRDESVATDIAHHLERENQKRKKLDEETLTQALRQVKQHFDPDRDRAIVLASPGWHQGVIGIVASRLVERFHVPTVMIAIDGDEGKGSARSIAAFDLYDAFRECSDLVLRFGGHKYAAGMSIATDKIPAFIERFKRVAIDRLTSDDMVPKLSIDSRLDPDALTEGFMDILEGFAPFGPQNTRPVFVTDNIQLAGNPFIVGNNHLKFRIRRNGQVFDCIGFNMGDRLGSLASHTGTIDLVYVPERTEWDNNKRLQLRVKDFRLS
- a CDS encoding VOC family protein; translated protein: MSENAPRVTGLGGVFFKAKDPARMMEWYRKHLGFPAAGSDPWQGDSYIAFRWRDEKSDTPGTTVWSVMNQDTDYFKPSESPMMLNYRVRDLHAVLAALRAEGVWVADKVDESELGKFGWIMDPEGNKIELWEPPAGA